One Clostridium sp. CM027 genomic window carries:
- the tyrS gene encoding tyrosine--tRNA ligase, translating to MENVYDTLLERGYIKQLTHEDEMKKILGQEKVTFYIGYDPTADSLHIGHFITMMFMAHMQRAGHRPIALVGGGTTMIGDPSGKTDMRKMLSKEEIDHNISCIKSQLSKLIDFSDGKAILENNANWLLNLNYVDFIRDIGVHFSVNKMLAAECFKQRLEKGLSFFEFNYMLMQGYDFLMLNKKYGCTMELGGDDQWSNIIAGIELIRKKESKASYGMTCTLLTNSEGIKMGKTVNGALWLDADKTSPYDFYQYFRNIGDLDVEKCLSLLTFVPMDEVRRLSALKDEKINEAKKVLAFEVTKLIHGEEEAVKAQTAAEALFGGGTNMSSVPKVSIPCDMKNAGLMDILVYTKVVPSKAEARRLIEQGGLTINDKRIEDKNATLLEENFKDGCVLIKKGKKKYYSLTIE from the coding sequence ATGGAAAATGTATATGATACGCTTTTAGAGAGAGGGTATATAAAACAACTTACTCACGAGGATGAAATGAAGAAAATATTAGGACAGGAAAAGGTAACATTTTATATAGGATATGACCCAACAGCGGATAGCCTACATATTGGACATTTCATTACTATGATGTTTATGGCACATATGCAAAGAGCAGGGCATAGACCCATAGCCTTAGTTGGTGGTGGAACTACAATGATTGGTGATCCATCTGGTAAAACAGATATGAGGAAAATGCTTTCAAAAGAAGAAATTGATCATAATATATCTTGCATAAAATCACAGCTGTCAAAACTTATAGATTTTAGTGATGGTAAAGCAATCCTTGAAAACAATGCAAACTGGCTTTTAAATTTAAATTACGTAGATTTTATAAGAGATATAGGAGTACATTTTTCAGTAAATAAGATGTTAGCTGCTGAATGTTTTAAACAGAGATTAGAAAAAGGTTTATCTTTTTTTGAATTTAACTATATGCTTATGCAAGGATATGACTTTTTAATGTTAAATAAAAAATATGGATGTACTATGGAATTAGGTGGAGATGACCAATGGTCTAACATAATTGCTGGTATAGAACTAATAAGAAAAAAAGAGAGTAAGGCTTCTTATGGAATGACTTGCACATTACTTACAAATAGCGAAGGAATTAAAATGGGTAAAACTGTAAATGGAGCTCTGTGGCTTGATGCAGATAAAACATCTCCTTATGATTTTTACCAATATTTTAGAAATATTGGAGATTTAGATGTAGAAAAATGCTTATCGTTACTTACTTTTGTACCAATGGATGAAGTTAGGCGTTTAAGTGCTTTAAAAGATGAAAAAATCAATGAAGCTAAAAAAGTTTTAGCTTTCGAGGTTACAAAACTTATTCATGGAGAAGAAGAAGCTGTAAAAGCTCAGACCGCAGCAGAAGCATTATTTGGTGGTGGAACTAATATGAGTAGCGTACCTAAAGTATCTATACCGTGCGACATGAAGAATGCGGGATTGATGGATATATTGGTGTACACTAAAGTGGTGCCATCAAAAGCAGAAGCTAGAAGATTAATTGAGCAGGGCGGATTAACTATTAATGATAAAAGGATTGAAGATAAGAATGCAACACTTTTAGAAGAAAATTTTAAAGATGGTTGTGTACTTATTAAAAAAGGAAAGAAAAAATACTATTCTTTAACTATAGAATAG
- a CDS encoding metallophosphoesterase, whose amino-acid sequence MALWAISDLHLSINSDKPMDIFGDKWSNHNEKIKENWLSKVSADDTVLIAGDISWSMNISEGVEDLEWIHELPGKKILIKGNHDYWWSGITKLNALYADMDFIQNNFFNYKDFAICGTRGWNCPGNTRFTTHDEKIYNRELIRLRISLDEAVKKGYNKFIVMLHYPPTNDKFEETELIRIVKEYNVCKVIYGHLHGPSLNRLYEGNIEGVEYIVTSCDYLNFDPLKILE is encoded by the coding sequence ATGGCGTTGTGGGCAATATCTGATCTTCATTTATCTATAAATTCAGATAAACCCATGGATATATTTGGAGATAAATGGAGTAATCATAATGAAAAAATTAAAGAAAATTGGCTTAGCAAAGTTTCAGCGGATGATACTGTACTAATTGCAGGGGATATTTCATGGTCCATGAATATTTCTGAGGGTGTGGAAGATTTAGAATGGATTCATGAGCTTCCAGGTAAAAAAATACTTATAAAAGGAAATCATGACTATTGGTGGAGTGGTATCACGAAGCTTAATGCTCTCTACGCGGATATGGATTTTATCCAAAACAACTTTTTTAACTACAAAGATTTTGCTATATGCGGAACACGGGGATGGAATTGCCCAGGAAATACAAGATTTACAACTCATGATGAAAAAATTTATAATAGAGAGTTAATAAGGCTTCGAATTTCACTCGATGAGGCAGTGAAAAAGGGTTATAATAAATTTATTGTAATGCTTCATTATCCACCTACTAATGATAAGTTTGAGGAGACTGAACTTATAAGAATAGTAAAAGAATATAATGTATGCAAGGTAATATATGGTCATTTACATGGACCATCTTTAAATAGGCTATATGAAGGAAATATAGAAGGCGTAGAATATATAGTTACTTCTTGTGATTATCTAAACTTCGATCCTTTAAAAATATTAGAATAG
- a CDS encoding GTP pyrophosphokinase family protein, which yields MAIREWKRFLIPYEQGVEELKVKFKSIRREYRRKNEYSPIEFVTGRVKEISSILEKANKFGIPLDRIEYEMEDIAGIRIMCQFVDDIDKVVNLIRERRDMQMVYEKDYVANVKGSGYRSYHMIIKYPVNLADGQTEILAEFQIRTLAMNFWATVEHSLNYKYKHDIPENIRAKLKNAADAAFQLDEQMLEIKDEIKDAQKLFEVKSNLVSDIMNNILVLSSLGKSTDAARYREQLNKLIEEGEVYEISSLLRATQKTLDMYRV from the coding sequence ATGGCAATAAGAGAGTGGAAAAGATTTTTAATTCCTTATGAACAGGGTGTAGAAGAGTTAAAAGTAAAATTTAAAAGTATAAGAAGAGAATATAGACGAAAAAATGAGTATTCACCTATAGAGTTTGTTACCGGGAGGGTTAAAGAAATATCTAGTATTCTTGAGAAAGCTAATAAATTCGGTATCCCTCTGGATAGAATTGAATATGAAATGGAAGATATTGCAGGTATAAGGATAATGTGTCAGTTTGTAGATGATATTGATAAAGTGGTGAATCTAATTCGTGAAAGACGTGATATGCAGATGGTTTATGAAAAAGACTATGTTGCAAATGTAAAAGGTAGTGGATATAGAAGCTATCATATGATTATAAAGTATCCTGTAAACTTAGCTGATGGTCAAACCGAAATACTAGCAGAATTTCAAATTAGAACCTTAGCAATGAATTTTTGGGCTACAGTAGAGCATTCTCTAAATTATAAATATAAGCATGATATACCAGAGAATATAAGGGCAAAACTTAAAAATGCTGCAGATGCTGCTTTTCAATTAGATGAACAGATGCTAGAAATTAAAGATGAAATTAAAGATGCACAAAAATTGTTTGAGGTAAAATCTAATTTGGTGTCGGATATAATGAATAATATACTTGTGCTTTCGTCGCTTGGAAAGTCAACGGATGCAGCTAGGTATAGAGAACAATTAAATAAGCTAATAGAAGAAGGAGAAGTTTATGAAATTAGTAGCTTACTTCGCGCAACTCAAAAAACATTAGATATGTATAGAGTTTAA
- the leuS gene encoding leucine--tRNA ligase, translated as MAKYTTTIDEKWQQIWEETNLYEFDENKIDKKLYVLEMFSYPSGSQLHAGHWFNYGPVDSWARMKKMQGYNVFQPMGFDAFGLPAENYAIKTGVHPKDSTKQNIINMEKQLKAMGAMFNWDHEVVTCRPDYYKWTQWLFLKLFEKGLAYRKKAPVNWCPSCSTVLANEQVVDGFCERCNTEVTKKNLTQWFLKITDYADELLEKLDTLDWPEKTKSMQKHWIGKSTGADVTFKVVDSDVDFSVFTTRVDTLFGVSYVVIAPENELVDVLTKSEYKDAVESYKYDARKQTDIERQSITRDKTGVFTGSYAINPINGREVPIWVADYVLNTYGTGAVMAVPAHDDRDFAFATKYKLPIERVIIGFKSVNGEGENLPYTEHGKMVNSQEFDGLSTIDGKKAIVKKLESISLGCEKVNFRLRDWLVSRQRYWGAPIPIIHCEKCGAVPVPEDQLPVELPYNVEFAPDGESPLAKCEDFMNVPCPVCGGAAHREADTLDTFVCSSFYQFRYVDNKNNEKAFDKELVNKMLPVDKYVGGPEHACGHLLYSRFITKALRDMGYLDFDEPFLSLTHQGLILGPDGVKMSKSKGNTISPDMYIKEFGADVFRMYLMFGFGYIDGGAWSDDGIKAIGKFVDRIERAIDTGICIMSKDLNNKDSLGIEEKELNYWRHFAIKGVTEDTEKLQFNTAIARLMELTNAILKYFNVDNINSKFLKEVLVDYLKILAPFAPHFAEEKWESLGMGYSVFNQIWPKFDEFALIKDEVELAIQINGKIKSRITVSQDLDEESIKEISLKDETVIATLEGKTVRKVIIIKGRLVNIVAS; from the coding sequence ATGGCAAAATATACTACAACTATCGATGAAAAATGGCAACAAATATGGGAAGAAACTAACCTTTATGAATTTGATGAAAATAAAATTGATAAGAAGTTATATGTACTTGAAATGTTCTCTTATCCATCTGGAAGCCAATTACATGCGGGGCATTGGTTTAACTATGGTCCTGTAGATTCTTGGGCTAGAATGAAGAAAATGCAAGGATACAATGTATTTCAGCCAATGGGCTTTGATGCTTTTGGTCTACCTGCTGAAAACTACGCAATAAAAACAGGAGTGCATCCAAAGGATTCTACGAAGCAAAACATTATTAATATGGAAAAGCAATTAAAAGCTATGGGAGCAATGTTTAATTGGGATCATGAAGTTGTTACATGTCGCCCTGATTATTATAAATGGACTCAATGGTTATTCTTAAAACTATTTGAAAAAGGCCTTGCTTACAGGAAAAAAGCACCAGTAAATTGGTGTCCTAGCTGTAGTACAGTACTTGCAAATGAGCAAGTAGTAGATGGCTTTTGCGAAAGATGTAACACTGAGGTTACTAAAAAGAATTTAACACAATGGTTCTTAAAAATAACTGACTATGCTGATGAACTACTAGAAAAGCTTGATACCTTGGATTGGCCTGAAAAAACCAAATCCATGCAAAAACATTGGATAGGCAAATCTACTGGTGCTGATGTTACTTTTAAAGTAGTTGATTCTGATGTAGACTTTAGTGTATTTACTACAAGAGTAGATACTTTATTCGGTGTTTCATATGTAGTCATAGCCCCTGAAAATGAACTTGTAGATGTCCTCACTAAAAGTGAATATAAAGATGCTGTTGAATCTTATAAATATGATGCTAGAAAACAAACTGATATAGAAAGACAATCTATTACAAGAGATAAAACAGGTGTATTTACTGGTTCTTATGCTATTAATCCTATTAATGGACGCGAGGTTCCAATTTGGGTAGCTGACTATGTTCTAAACACTTATGGAACTGGTGCAGTAATGGCTGTTCCTGCTCATGATGATAGAGACTTCGCATTTGCTACTAAATACAAATTGCCTATTGAAAGAGTAATTATTGGTTTTAAAAGTGTAAATGGAGAGGGCGAAAATCTCCCTTATACTGAACATGGAAAAATGGTAAACAGTCAAGAATTTGATGGTTTATCTACCATCGACGGAAAAAAAGCAATTGTAAAAAAATTAGAAAGTATAAGTCTCGGCTGTGAAAAAGTAAACTTTAGACTTCGTGATTGGTTAGTTTCAAGACAAAGATATTGGGGCGCTCCTATTCCAATAATTCACTGCGAAAAATGTGGGGCTGTTCCTGTACCTGAGGATCAACTTCCTGTAGAACTGCCGTACAACGTAGAATTTGCACCAGACGGAGAATCACCACTTGCTAAATGCGAGGATTTTATGAATGTCCCTTGCCCAGTTTGTGGCGGCGCAGCTCATAGAGAAGCTGATACTTTGGATACATTCGTTTGTTCTTCTTTCTACCAATTTAGGTATGTAGATAACAAAAACAATGAAAAAGCTTTTGATAAAGAGTTAGTAAACAAAATGCTTCCTGTAGACAAATATGTAGGCGGACCTGAACATGCATGTGGTCACTTACTATATTCAAGATTTATAACCAAGGCTCTTCGTGATATGGGATATTTAGACTTTGATGAACCATTCTTATCTCTTACTCACCAAGGTTTAATTTTAGGACCAGACGGAGTGAAAATGAGTAAATCAAAAGGAAATACTATTTCTCCAGACATGTACATAAAAGAGTTTGGCGCAGATGTATTTAGGATGTACCTAATGTTTGGTTTCGGTTATATTGATGGTGGAGCTTGGAGTGATGATGGTATAAAAGCCATTGGAAAATTTGTTGATAGAATTGAAAGAGCAATCGACACTGGAATCTGCATTATGTCAAAAGACCTTAATAACAAAGACTCTCTAGGAATAGAAGAAAAAGAATTAAACTACTGGAGACATTTCGCAATAAAAGGTGTTACCGAAGATACAGAAAAACTTCAATTTAATACCGCTATTGCAAGACTTATGGAGCTTACAAATGCTATATTAAAATATTTTAATGTAGACAATATAAATAGTAAATTTTTAAAAGAAGTGCTTGTGGATTACCTTAAGATTTTAGCTCCCTTTGCTCCTCACTTTGCAGAAGAGAAGTGGGAAAGCTTGGGTATGGGTTACTCTGTATTTAATCAAATTTGGCCTAAATTTGATGAGTTTGCTCTTATAAAAGATGAAGTAGAGCTAGCTATTCAAATCAATGGTAAAATTAAATCCAGAATAACTGTATCTCAAGATTTAGATGAAGAAAGTATAAAGGAAATTTCTCTTAAAGATGAAACAGTAATCGCTACCCTAGAAGGTAAAACTGTTCGTAAGGTTATTATAATTAAAGGACGACTAGTTAATATAGTAGCTTCTTAG
- a CDS encoding J domain-containing protein → MNPYEVLGVRQGSSKEDIKKAYRELAKKYHPDQYGDNPLKDLAEEKMQELNEAYDSLMKNTSSSSSNGSSNSYNSSNNYGSNSNNDYTNNNIYQSIRMDLNSGNIASAEQKLNSMNTKTAEWNYLTGVLHLKKGWHDSAYNFISRACTQDPNNIEYRRSFNELNSRTSNYRDNYYGKRNNDFGMGNLCLNLWCADSICECLGGDLISCC, encoded by the coding sequence ATAAATCCCTATGAAGTACTTGGTGTAAGACAAGGCTCATCTAAAGAAGATATTAAAAAAGCCTATAGAGAGCTAGCAAAAAAATATCACCCTGATCAGTATGGTGATAATCCTTTAAAAGATTTAGCAGAAGAAAAAATGCAGGAACTAAATGAAGCCTATGATTCACTTATGAAAAATACTAGTTCTTCAAGTAGCAATGGTTCTTCTAACAGTTACAATTCGTCTAATAATTATGGTTCTAATTCAAATAATGACTATACTAATAACAATATATATCAATCTATAAGAATGGATTTAAATAGCGGAAATATCGCTTCCGCTGAGCAGAAATTAAATTCCATGAATACTAAAACTGCCGAGTGGAATTATTTAACGGGAGTGCTTCACCTCAAAAAAGGCTGGCATGATAGTGCTTATAATTTTATAAGCCGCGCTTGCACGCAAGATCCTAATAATATTGAATATAGACGAAGTTTTAATGAACTAAATTCGCGTACTTCAAATTATAGAGATAACTATTATGGCAAGCGTAACAATGATTTTGGCATGGGTAATCTATGTCTTAACTTGTGGTGTGCAGATAGTATTTGTGAATGTTTAGGCGGAGATCTTATATCCTGTTGCTAA
- a CDS encoding DUF5685 family protein, whose protein sequence is MFGYVTPCKMEMKIKDYEKFKAYYCGLCNSIKNNFGNLPRLTLNYDMTFLAVLLDALSENKYNFIKFKCIMHPLKKRIMINNNQAIDYAAFCNITLAYYKIMDDVYDNKTMKSKVFSMFLKNYLSKSDIAYNDVMNYTKEKLLLLNTLEADHKDLCIDEQLSIDELSHVFADLTGFIISFYYKTASFKDDLYWLGYNLGKWIYIIDAYDDLEKDIKSDSFNAINSLFNTDKLDFKSFSISIAPRIDFLLSTCAQQCLNYLNRLPLIKNEAILCNILELGLMEKMDKVFNDISEGKSPTSISGSNIP, encoded by the coding sequence ATGTTTGGATATGTAACTCCATGTAAAATGGAAATGAAGATAAAAGACTACGAGAAATTCAAAGCTTATTATTGCGGCCTATGTAACTCTATTAAAAATAATTTTGGAAACCTACCAAGGCTTACTTTAAATTATGATATGACTTTCTTGGCAGTACTTTTGGATGCACTTTCAGAGAATAAATACAATTTTATTAAATTCAAATGTATTATGCATCCACTAAAAAAAAGGATTATGATTAATAATAACCAGGCAATAGATTATGCCGCCTTTTGTAACATTACTTTAGCCTATTATAAGATAATGGATGATGTTTACGATAATAAAACAATGAAAAGTAAAGTTTTTTCAATGTTTTTAAAAAACTATTTATCAAAATCAGATATAGCATATAATGATGTAATGAATTATACAAAAGAAAAGCTTTTATTACTAAATACCCTCGAAGCGGACCATAAGGATCTATGCATTGATGAGCAGCTATCTATAGATGAGCTTTCTCATGTTTTTGCTGACCTTACAGGCTTTATAATATCATTTTATTATAAGACTGCTTCCTTTAAGGATGATTTATATTGGCTTGGGTATAATTTAGGTAAATGGATATATATTATAGATGCTTATGATGATTTAGAAAAGGATATAAAAAGTGATTCTTTTAATGCTATAAATTCATTGTTTAATACTGATAAATTAGATTTTAAAAGTTTTAGTATATCGATAGCACCCCGAATTGATTTTTTATTATCTACCTGCGCGCAGCAATGTTTAAACTATCTAAATAGATTACCTTTAATAAAAAATGAAGCCATATTATGTAATATACTAGAACTCGGACTCATGGAAAAAATGGATAAGGTTTTTAACGACATTTCAGAAGGAAAGTCTCCCACTTCTATAAGTGGGAGTAACATACCCTAA
- a CDS encoding class IV adenylate cyclase: MREIELRIIDIDVQEIRKKLLNINAIKSKQENQINNIYDFSDKRLLNGKGYARIRTVHDELTNSTVHYITTKKLISQEKYKIMDEHESEIKDAAAAKGIFESLGLELIQSIKKYRESYKYKNTLIEIDINEKTFCPFPYIEIESEDEFEIEEVVTLLGYRLEDTTAKSIYEILKSKKSSKEL; this comes from the coding sequence TTGAGAGAAATAGAACTTAGAATTATAGATATTGATGTACAAGAAATCCGCAAAAAACTATTAAACATAAATGCTATAAAATCAAAACAAGAAAATCAAATAAATAATATTTATGATTTCTCGGATAAAAGGTTACTAAACGGCAAAGGCTATGCAAGAATACGAACAGTGCATGATGAACTAACAAATTCCACAGTTCATTACATAACCACGAAAAAACTCATAAGCCAAGAAAAGTATAAAATTATGGATGAACACGAATCAGAAATTAAAGATGCAGCTGCTGCCAAGGGTATATTCGAATCCTTAGGTCTAGAGCTTATACAATCTATTAAAAAATATAGAGAAAGCTATAAATACAAAAATACTCTTATTGAAATAGATATAAATGAGAAGACATTCTGTCCTTTTCCTTACATAGAAATTGAAAGCGAGGATGAATTCGAAATTGAGGAAGTTGTGACTTTGCTCGGTTACCGATTAGAGGATACAACGGCTAAAAGCATTTATGAAATATTAAAATCAAAAAAATCATCAAAGGAACTATAA
- a CDS encoding nucleoid-associated protein, translated as MEYIKEVNINEAIIHVLDNNADEPILNEYALDLDEEKYNYLLKHIQKCLKDEELKYGVFNSDRNIVKDLSQEYLNGENNLLAVSKDLARQMFILMRSIGNVPSCDLVIVSFTTEFGPMLGIFKMDYIKNYVHTIEFVDNKLGIDIVSQVTGLPGSSQRIQKCTFLKPIRDENNFDLMVIDKKSKNKEDEEYGSNYFISDFLGCTIIDNERDVTKNFVKAAEKFTQNNFAENADEAEVVRSTIKRKLREEDNIDLKELSEEMFSENNDTKEKFVEFITEQGVSENISLDKEWIDKKLKRVRLKIDKDIDLYVNEETYHDNSRFEIQRNGDGTINMVIKHVSNYVEK; from the coding sequence TTGGAGTATATAAAAGAAGTTAATATAAATGAGGCTATTATTCATGTTTTAGATAACAATGCAGATGAACCTATCTTGAATGAATATGCATTAGACTTAGATGAAGAAAAATATAACTATTTACTGAAACATATCCAGAAGTGCTTAAAGGATGAAGAATTAAAGTATGGAGTCTTTAATTCCGATCGAAATATAGTAAAAGATTTATCACAAGAATACTTGAATGGTGAGAATAATTTACTGGCGGTATCTAAGGACCTAGCAAGGCAGATGTTTATTTTAATGAGATCTATTGGGAACGTTCCTTCCTGTGATTTGGTAATAGTATCTTTTACCACAGAGTTTGGACCAATGCTTGGGATATTTAAAATGGATTATATTAAAAACTATGTGCACACTATCGAATTTGTGGATAATAAATTAGGCATTGATATAGTATCGCAGGTTACAGGATTACCTGGTAGTTCTCAAAGAATACAGAAATGTACGTTTTTAAAACCAATTAGAGATGAAAATAATTTTGATTTAATGGTTATCGATAAAAAAAGCAAGAATAAAGAAGATGAGGAATATGGCTCAAACTACTTTATAAGTGATTTCTTAGGTTGCACAATTATTGATAATGAAAGAGATGTTACTAAAAACTTCGTGAAGGCAGCTGAAAAATTCACGCAAAACAACTTTGCAGAAAATGCAGATGAAGCAGAAGTTGTTAGAAGTACTATAAAAAGAAAGCTTAGAGAAGAAGATAATATTGATCTTAAAGAATTGTCTGAGGAAATGTTTTCTGAAAATAATGATACTAAAGAAAAATTTGTTGAATTTATAACAGAACAAGGAGTTTCAGAAAATATTAGTCTTGATAAAGAGTGGATAGACAAAAAGCTAAAAAGAGTAAGACTAAAAATTGATAAAGATATAGATTTATACGTAAATGAAGAAACGTATCATGATAATAGTCGCTTTGAAATACAAAGAAATGGTGATGGCACAATTAATATGGTTATTAAACATGTAAGCAATTATGTTGAAAAATAG
- a CDS encoding ketose-bisphosphate aldolase: MALVTTTNMFKKALEGNYAIGAFNINNMEIIQGVVDACATHKSAVILQVSGGAMKYARPTYLRKMVEAAVEDTGLDIALHLDHGSDLAQCKLAIASGFTSVMYDGSHLDYEENVRTTKEVVEYAHSKGVVVEAELGKLAGIEDDVNVSAADATYTDPEQAVDYVTRTGIDSLAVAIGTSHGAYKFKGEAKLDFERLAKITEKLEEAGKHNFPIVLHGASAVDQDYVTMINEFGGEMKGAKGIPLDMLRKAASMAVCKINMDTDLRLAMTGSIRKVLTKNLGEIDPRKYLGEARTNITKLVESKITNVLGSSNSLK, from the coding sequence ATGGCTTTAGTTACTACTACTAATATGTTTAAAAAAGCTTTAGAAGGCAATTACGCTATTGGAGCTTTCAACATCAATAATATGGAAATAATTCAAGGAGTTGTTGATGCTTGTGCTACTCACAAGTCAGCTGTTATACTTCAAGTATCAGGCGGCGCTATGAAATATGCTAGACCTACTTACCTTAGAAAAATGGTAGAGGCAGCTGTAGAAGACACTGGTCTTGACATTGCTCTTCATTTAGATCACGGTTCAGATTTAGCACAATGTAAACTTGCAATAGCTTCTGGATTTACTTCAGTAATGTATGATGGTTCTCATCTTGATTACGAAGAAAATGTAAGAACAACTAAAGAAGTAGTTGAATATGCTCATTCTAAAGGTGTTGTAGTTGAAGCAGAACTTGGAAAGCTTGCTGGAATTGAAGATGATGTTAATGTTTCCGCAGCAGACGCAACTTATACTGATCCAGAACAAGCTGTAGATTATGTAACAAGAACTGGTATTGATTCTTTAGCTGTAGCTATAGGAACAAGCCACGGTGCATATAAATTCAAAGGCGAAGCTAAACTTGATTTTGAAAGATTAGCAAAAATCACAGAAAAATTAGAAGAAGCTGGAAAGCACAATTTTCCAATAGTTCTTCACGGAGCATCTGCAGTTGACCAAGATTACGTTACTATGATCAATGAATTTGGTGGCGAAATGAAAGGCGCAAAAGGAATTCCACTAGATATGCTTAGAAAAGCAGCATCTATGGCTGTTTGTAAAATAAATATGGATACTGATTTAAGACTTGCTATGACTGGTTCAATAAGAAAAGTTCTTACAAAAAATCTTGGCGAAATAGATCCTAGAAAATATTTAGGCGAAGCAAGAACTAACATAACTAAATTAGTTGAAAGCAAAATCACTAACGTTTTAGGTTCTTCTAATTCTTTAAAATAA
- a CDS encoding DUF4363 family protein, protein MKNVIVAFGLFFTMIIGIFVSINLINYNCAHLQNLNSSLESYILKENYEDAYNLSLDYVADWKKASKFLTIYIHHEDTDHMDNELLKLTQYIKMKDKSECLATVHSMKYLIDHIMSHEKVSISNIF, encoded by the coding sequence ATGAAAAATGTTATTGTAGCCTTCGGCTTATTTTTTACAATGATTATAGGCATATTTGTATCTATTAATCTTATAAATTATAATTGCGCCCATTTACAAAATTTGAATTCTTCCTTAGAAAGCTATATACTTAAAGAGAACTACGAAGATGCATACAATTTATCACTAGATTATGTAGCTGATTGGAAAAAAGCTTCTAAATTTTTAACTATATATATACATCATGAAGATACAGATCATATGGACAACGAGCTTTTAAAATTAACTCAATATATAAAAATGAAAGATAAGTCTGAATGTTTAGCCACTGTACATAGTATGAAATATCTTATAGATCATATAATGTCTCATGAAAAAGTATCTATAAGCAATATTTTTTGA
- a CDS encoding DUF421 domain-containing protein, with amino-acid sequence MLILVIRTFVLYFTVIFIMRMMGKKQIGELEPFELVIALMISNLATFPMEDIRIPIIHAVIPIFTLLFLQIATSYIELKSEKARKILTGTPSILIKNGKIDIAELRCQRFNINDLFEELRLKGYFNLSDIQYAILETSGELSILPKTSISNATKDDLNIAIAQESLPIPLIMDGNINYKNLNLLKKDITWLNNILRKNNILCAKDVFIGMIDSKNKFYYQLKEGKDKKI; translated from the coding sequence ATGCTTATTTTAGTAATCAGAACTTTTGTCTTATACTTTACAGTAATATTTATTATGAGAATGATGGGTAAAAAACAAATAGGTGAGCTTGAACCTTTCGAACTTGTGATTGCATTGATGATTTCTAATCTTGCAACCTTCCCCATGGAAGATATAAGAATACCAATTATACATGCTGTTATACCAATATTCACTTTGTTATTTCTCCAAATAGCCACTTCCTATATTGAACTCAAAAGCGAAAAGGCTAGAAAAATTTTAACAGGCACTCCGAGCATATTAATAAAAAACGGCAAAATTGATATTGCAGAGCTCAGATGCCAAAGATTTAATATTAATGATTTATTCGAAGAACTTAGATTAAAAGGGTATTTTAATTTATCCGATATCCAATATGCTATTTTGGAGACTAGCGGTGAGCTATCCATATTGCCTAAAACTAGTATTTCTAATGCAACTAAGGATGATTTAAATATAGCCATAGCTCAAGAGTCTTTGCCTATACCTTTAATTATGGATGGCAATATAAATTATAAAAATTTAAATCTTTTAAAAAAAGACATAACTTGGTTAAACAATATATTAAGAAAAAATAATATTTTATGTGCTAAAGATGTTTTCATAGGAATGATTGACTCTAAAAATAAGTTCTATTATCAACTTAAAGAAGGGAAAGATAAGAAAATATGA